Within Labrus bergylta chromosome 18, fLabBer1.1, whole genome shotgun sequence, the genomic segment ctaTCAATTATCGATAATAAGCCCTGGGTCCAAAGTTGGGGCTCTAAAAAACTTGCTatctgacatttatttttgataaatgtCTGTTTGACCGAAAGTGGAGCTGAGCGTATGTCTGTAATCTTTAAGGATCTTATTAAGGTATCAAAGAGTCAGACAACCTAATTATGAAGTGCGCATTCTGTATTATCATTGTGTGttgatgacctctgacctttctgTCAGAATCCAAAAGCATGTCGTACTGACAGCCGGTCTCCTTCAGCCAGTGAGAAGCTCCCTCCTGACAGCCAAATGAAATGACCAACACTTGAATTGAGTGTGAATCCAGGGAGCGCTGAAAAAAAGGCATATACAGTGACAATTTAGATTCATATCAGATTGTATTTTACAACTGTTGTGATAGAAGGGTGATAAAAGCATCATAAAGAGTGGTCTAATTCATGGATGTCATGACCCTTTAGTGATTAAACGCTTCTGTTCTCCTGGCTGTATTAAACAGAGAACGAAACAACAATAATCACTTCTAGGATCCATCCCTCAAAACTGACGTGTTCTCtagctttaaaagaaagaatttGATCAGTaacgtttcaggtttctctttcTGATAATACTGAACTTATTAACTTCACTGTTATCAGTCTGCAAACGGAGAGAAATCATTTACCCATGATCAGTTGATTATGAACCAATGTTCTGAAAGAGCACTTGTAAATCAATTTTAAAAGTGAtggagaaaaaatgtaaaagattaTCATTTACAGCATAGCATATAAAAAAGGGCTTATCTTTTTTATCTGATAAAAttctttaaacacttttaagtTTTCAATTTTTCAATCATACCAAACATCTCTCCACTAAATAAACTGTAAAAGCACACTAGTAGTCTTTGTATGTATACAGGAGGAAATGTCACTGAAGTCACTGTTTCATGATTTTACTCCGGGAATTGTAAAAATGCACACAATGTGTTTTCATAAGATTGcatgattgttttatttctttatactGAGGTCTGAAATATCTGTTtcaaatgaaaattaaatagTCTAGAAACATCATAGAGCatcaaacatctgttttttatgcaagaacaaacatgaattttcaaatatattttcaatatgTTGGCATAATACTGGCACTGGTATGGCTTCAATCTGAATGTGTAGACTTAAAgcctttgtctttgttttatctataaaacatgaagtattgtttttaatattaagtCTCCAGTCTTGTTTACCTGAtgtttctccagctctttcAGATGGAGACGGCACAGTAGACAGGAGAACTGACGGATCAACACTAGCAGGATCTTTTGACCTCTCCCAAAATATTTCTCTAATGTCACTTTTCTACAAAATAAAGTACAATTCTTCTGTGCAAAATAagtgacaacaacacaatagTTTTGGCAGgacagaacaaaaacataaagcatTACTCTCATTTTGTGCCCACTTTTTaggaattaaaacaatacattagTGACAGGGATTTCAACAAATATGTGAAGGACATTAGAAAAAATTAATTCCTGCCCCTTTTGCATGAAACGAGGTAATTAACAAGGTAATTAACCCTTTGAGACCAAGATCTCTTTCATAGGTTAGACCTGGTCAATAGGGCAGCAGCACAGGTCATAATAAAGATTACATGATTAAGAAAGagtttacaaacaataagttaagagCAACTACAATTAAAATGTGCTGATTGGTtcacagataaagtgcagaagttGTGATCACAGATTACAATTCAAAAACAGAGGCACTGTCACGTTCTCTGTCATTAAAGGTAGAGCAAAAGGcttatatcattattattataattggCAGCCAAAGTGTCAATGTTGTAGTTCTGTCTAATTTAAACTTGCACTGTGTTGAGTTTGAATTCATAACAAGAATGATTACATAATAAGACAAAAATTCATCCCACATACTCTCCTGTTCTGGCGTCGATTAGAGATGTATCAGGTGAAATACATTTGATCTGCTCGGTATCATCCAGTGTTTGAGCAGCTAGCTGTAACTCATCATCCAAATGTTGCAGAAAGGCATCCCACTGCACCTGCACGACATCAGCCACAGTCAGTAAAGACTCAACACtcagacagaaatgtttttgttttttttaatatccgATAATAATTTATGAACTCACTTCTAATTCCCGAAAGTCCTGCAAAGCACCCTGCAGAGTTGCACGGCTGGAGAAGCAATAAAAAAGATCTTTTAAAATATGGTTTCAGTTTGTTGGGACTGTTATTTTATGATGGAAAGATATGAATGCACgtgaagattttctttttaaattgactCCAAATGACTATTTGGAGTCACTAGGTTGATTTTTACTAAATCAGGATGTCAATTACAATAGTTCTAGCAGCCTGAGTGAGTCCAGATTGTTTAATGATTTTTATCATAATTCAGAGGataaaattattcaaataacctcaacaacaaaaaaaacctttgaaacGTCATTTTTGGATGAGCCGGGCTAACTTACCATCAGATAATTAATTCAACTTCAACAAAGCAGAGCTCAGTGATTGACTTACTATCAGCGAGTAACCAAGAAAAGTTTATCATAATTAGTCTGCTTAAACTCGAGAATGTTTTGTGTCATGTTAGGAAAACCCAAAAGTTATTACATTTGTAATTTCGTCTTACGTTAATGAATTGGTTTCAAAATTGGATTGGTTAAATCATTTCAGCTCATTAGGTCTTACTGAGTGCTTTTTCTCCACGGGTCCTCTGCATCCTTTTTCCTTtgaacacacaaactgacaatAGAAACATAAAACAGAAGCTAACAGTTTATCTCTATGAGTCGCAGAGCTCAAAGTTGAAT encodes:
- the LOC109978594 gene encoding peroxiredoxin-like 2C isoform X1, with the protein product MAFRADATAASCSKALTAFVEDGKALLDLAKKESSEGSLQEFIRQKIRIEQQQSLLGLIEAGAVLYRSLCVQRKKDAEDPWRKSTHRATLQGALQDFRELEVQWDAFLQHLDDELQLAAQTLDDTEQIKCISPDTSLIDARTGEKVTLEKYFGRGQKILLVLIRQFSCLLCRLHLKELEKHQRSLDSHSIQVLVISFGCQEGASHWLKETGCQYDMLLDSDRKMYTAFGLGASLKKVLSFSNMLLYAEYVVDNMEFPRGLPSIQDDMFQLGGDFVVDEHGRVLFSYCCQSPIDRPSVEEILSGQ
- the LOC109978594 gene encoding prostamide/prostaglandin F synthase-like isoform X2, which produces MSLLYSYTDSTLSSATHRDKLLASVLCFYCQFVCSKEKGCRGPVEKKHSPCNSAGCFAGLSGIRMQVQWDAFLQHLDDELQLAAQTLDDTEQIKCISPDTSLIDARTGEKVTLEKYFGRGQKILLVLIRQFSCLLCRLHLKELEKHQRSLDSHSIQVLVISFGCQEGASHWLKETGCQYDMLLDSDRKMYTAFGLGASLKKVLSFSNMLLYAEYVVDNMEFPRGLPSIQDDMFQLGGDFVVDEHGRVLFSYCCQSPIDRPSVEEILSGQ